Part of the Quercus robur chromosome 5, dhQueRobu3.1, whole genome shotgun sequence genome, ctCAAGTGGGGCGTTTAAAGGGGTATACTGCTGGTTCCGTACTGGAGGGCCTGGCTTCTTACTCTCTCGATCTCTCCTTTCCTCcatccgtcccttctttggacgagtacCTTGCTCATGCTGACGATTGGGATTTGCGTCCATTCTCTCggacctcttcctcttcttagcaatgattgcatcttctgcattcatgaaattctgagccgaatggacgagttcGGCCATGGACTGGGGCTCTTTTTCATAGAGCTTGTGTATAAACAGATCTGAATTCACCCCATTGTGGAAGGCTGCCAGTAGAAGCTTATCATCTGCTTCGTCCACACTGAGGGCTTCTCTGTTAAAACGAGTGATAAATGACCGAAGGCTCTCGTTCTCTCCCTGCTCTATTGTCAACAAAATGGACGAGGAACGCTTGTGCCTTTGTCCtccaatgaaattgttaacaaataacttactcaactcttcaaaagaactcaccgaatttggaggtattttgctaAACCAAACTCACGCTGAACCCTTAAGGGTGGttgggaaggccctacacattaTCTCATCAGGCACTccttgaagatgcatggtggtcttgaaagtggctatgtgatcaaacgggtcacgtgttccatcatatgaatccagagaaggcaacttgaactttgatggtagtgggtgaccgttgatggaagccgtaaagggAGAATCAGTCCTGTGAACCAAGTCTTCTATCGGATTCGCCCTTTTCATATTCTCCTTCATTTCCTCCATACctctcttcatttggtccatttcttccttcaAATACGGTACCGttcgtgaagtggtgcctctaaacTGACTTCCAACTTCGGTATTCTCTCTTCCACCATGACTATTTGTTTGTCTTCCTTCACGTTCTTCTTGTGTTTGCCTCCTCATATTAATCTCCATTCGtaattcttggttttggcgagtcaactccgccatAGCGTCTGCCATAGATTGTGCATGTTGGGCAGATGACTGCATGACCGGCGCAGACTGGCGATCGCGATGCGGGTTGCTGCTTCCCTGATGGCCTAGGCTAGTAGCCCTTGATCTAGTCCGAACCATCAACCCTTTGTCACGGAGAAGCGAACTGTAAAACAATcgattcccacagacggcgccaactgatgattccTTGATTATCAGTGGGTTGATAAGACTTGAACGTTGATCTTTGGGCTACCTCCTGTAATACGAAAGACacagaatcagaggggaccggtgaggaccggccaaaaatcctccgatgatcaagttagttactttgaactctctgtaacgaagaagtattctcttaaaagtaagaaaatgtcTGAATCCCCTTAcccttcatcgaagaagccttatatagtgtgtgtgtggaacggttatctgtttggtaaccgttcccagtgtcgaggagtccgaagaattgggagtaacttccataaccgttgtggaagttacctaggttggacgggccgatgaactcgtccatccatagtaaggatggacgagaccttcatgaggagctcgtccacttttagtccatccatagtaaggatggacgagacctccagaatgatctcgtccacttttagtgaaAGACGGACGAGATCATCTCGGAAGGCTTGTCGTTCATAAATGACGAGTAGATCTCACGAGGTATTAAGCTCGTCCATATACGGACGAGGTTCGCTGGTACGCTTGCAATTTTCTCTGCCTATTGTAGCTTCTGTCGTTGGACGAGACATGTGGACGAGTTATGGACTTGGGATTATTCGTGACACCATCAATTTCTAAGGTTGAATTTCATGTGGGTTTTATCTTGTGTTTGAGGTTTGAGGTTTGAGGTTGAATACTTATTATTTCTATGGTTGAATTCCATGCTCTCAATTCTGTTGCTTTGaggtttgattttcttgtgtttgtaCATGAATTGGTCAATGAATTAGACCATAAGGGTGCTTGGATATGAATTAGACCATAAGAGTGCTTCATCTATGCTTGGTTGTGATTGCTTGGTTGTGGTTGAATTCCATGCTCTcaatgccttttcttttttgttttcaattttgttgcttATTAGTGCTGCTTTTGAATTACTTTGGTGTGTGTTAGGTGATGGactcacaaaatcaaaatcccttCTTCCTTGACATTTTACAAGACAATGAACAaggttttgagtcttttgacagTAGTAATTTGATGTCCAATCCGCATTCAAACATCAATGTCCATCAATCTCCACCCCAAGTTGAAATGGGACAATCTATACCCcctattgcaaaaaaatcaactactaAGAGAGGTCAACGGGGAATCAACTTCACCATAGATGAAGACATTAAGTTAGTGTCAGCGTGGCTCAATGTTAGCTTAGATGCCGTGACATCGACGGACCAAAAACACACAACATTTTGGGAGAGAATTTGGTCTACCTTCCACAATGACAAGAAATTTAACTGCACTAAGAATTCTTTAAATAGTCGGTGGTCAACAATTCGAAGGGAGACCAACAAGTTCTGTGGATGCTTGGCCCAAATTGAGAACCGAAATGAAAGCGATAAAACTGAGCATGACAAGGTATTTCAACTCAACATTTAATATGTATTGTACATCAaagcacttttagttttatgattcttattattttcaattttttacttttgtagaTTGAAGATGCAAAAACTATGTATCAAATTAATTGCAAAAATGCATTTCAATTGGAGCATTGTTGGAGAATTTTGAGGAATGAAGCTAAGTGGTTGATTCTAAGAGATAGTTTGAAGGCCCGCACAAGACAACCAGCCACACAACCAGCCACACAACCAACCATACAATCCTTTGCAAGCTCAATAAATGTAGATGAAGATAATGAAGAGATGAACTCCGGCGAAACCTTGGAGAGACCTATAGGCAAGAAGGCCGAAAaggagaaattaaagaaaagaaagaattgtgATGACGTGATCCCAACACTTTCCTCCCAATTGGACGAAATcaaggaagaaaagagaagaatgcatgaggagaaaaaggaaagtATGCACATTGCATTAGAAGAACGAAGAGAGGCAATGCGCATTGCATCCGAAGAACGAAGAGAGTTGATTCGTATCAAGGAAGAGAAGAATGAAgtagaaaagaggaaaatggaAGATGAACTTATGATGAAAGATACAAGAACTATGGATCCTGAGCAAAAAGAATACATTCGTCTACGTCGTTTGGAAATCTTGGAGAGGTTAAGGTCTAAATATGCATCATAATGGAATATTATTATTGACAATATCTAATCAAGTAATTTTTTGTATAGTGCAAAGATACTAGCACATGGTTGACATAGATGATTTGATGTTAGACATCTCTTTTGTAGTATTTACTTGTGCAAGGAACATAATTATTCAATCTCTAATCATGttagatatatttttgtagTCTTTTCTTGTGCAAGGAAATAGATGCaatgttgtaaattttgtatTGTGCATGAACAATAGCACTTgattattcaatttaatttgtGATTCTGTTCTTGTCATTCTATTTTGGGTGAAGCAATGTCTCTGTTGAAGGTGGTTGTACTTGCTGATTTTATTGGTTGTAAATGTTATTTGAATGTAAATATGCTATTTTATTGGTTGCTAATTTTATCAgttgtatatgctatttttctgcactttctCAACGGGTGGTTGTACTTGCATTGTGTCATTTTTCTacataatgttatttttctgcataattatttttctgcatagtgtcatttttctgcataatgttattgttctgcatagtgttattgttctgcagtgttatttttctgcatactgttatttttctgcatactgTTATTGTTctgcataatgttatttttctgcagtgttatttttttgcatactgttatttttctgcatagtgtcatttttctgcataatgttatttttctgcatagtgttattgttctgcataatgttatttttctgcagtgttatttttctgcatagtgtcaTTTTTCTGCAGTGTCATTGTTCTGCATAGTGTTATTGTTCTgcagtgttatttttctgcatactgttatttttctgcatagtatcatttttctgcataatgttatttttctgtataattatttttctgcatagtgttatttttctgcatagtgtcatttttctgcatagtgtcaTTTTTCTGCAGTGTTATTTTTCTGTATACTcttatttttctgcatactgtcatttttctgcatactgtcatttttctgcatactgtcatttttctgcatagtgttattgttctgcagtgttatttttctgcatagtatcatttttctgcatagtgttattgttctgcataatgttattgttctgcatagtgttatttttctgcataatgttatttttctgcataattatttttctgcagtGTTATTGTTCTgcagtgttatttttctgcatactgttatttttctgcatagtatcttgggtttaaagttaaaaaaaatatgatctttaggtttgaatttaccattgggtttaaagttaaaaaaaaaaaatgacctttaggtttgaatttaccattggatttaaagttaaaaaaatatgacatttatgtttgaatttaccattgggtttaaagttaggtttgaatttaccgtttgaatttcaaaattatgaCCGAtggatataacaataaaaattatgaccgttgggtcaaaaaaaaaatgaccgtTGATCGAAGACATCGATTCAACAGCATCAATTCGGTCACCTATTCTAGTAATACGGTGGTCGGAGACATCGATTTGGCGGCGGTCGTTGGAGACATCGATTCGGCGGCGGTGGTCGGAGACATCAATTCGGCGACGGTCGTCGGAGACATTGATTCGACGGCGGTCATCAGAGACACTATTACAACAATCGGCCCACCGGTGATGGCGGTACAATGGTCGGAGACACCAATCCGGTGGGCCATCGGACCTCCACCACAAGCGGCTCTATTGGCCGAGCCACCGATGTTGGTAGTTtacttaaaatataagtttaaattaaaaaagtataaccattagggaaaataataaaaaattgatgaataatgaatattttattgaatagtcttgtaaaatagataaactgatgtgggtgttttgtaaaagtaatggtgtaaaatagaaaaagtaggttttttgtgtaaaatagacggaatCTTTTCCACGagctgatgtggttgctcttatTTTTCCAAATCTAGCCTTGTTTCAAGTATGCCAGAGCATCGAAGCaattatacatataattttaatattagtttCCAGTGCgtagttgagacttgagagtctTAGAAagccctttatttatttaaagggaatatttggattttacatccctaaagttttaaaatttgaattttacccccctaaattttaaggatgtttggattttatatcctaatacttcagaatttagattttatctcctaaattttaggggtatttgaattttactccctaaagtttgggagtaTTTGGATTTTCACCTTCTAAATTCTGAAACGTcagggtataaaatccaaacactcccaaaTTTCAGgaaataaattctaaattctgaaactttaggatataaaattcaaacactccaAAACTTTATgggtgtaatttacaatttacccaaATTTAAAAGTTATGCACTATATAACATTGGCAAAGAGGAGAAACTCTGAAATGTGATCTGGCCTAACACATAAACACAAATGGAAGCTACTATAGGtgaacaaacaacaaaaacatgCTTTAAACATCTTTGAtctcaacaatatatatatatatatatatatatattaaattattttattttattttttgaaggaGGTGCTCAAATGAAGTTTGCCTAGTACAACGAGCTCCAACACATGAAAATATGAATGACATTGCTCGaaacatttttttagtttgCCTTGTAGCttcttatttttaagtttttccttAATTTATCCTGATTAggaaacatatatttttttttactaaacaaTATTAGTTGCATGAAACagttaaaacataaaaagaaaaaaaaattattttatagaaaatgtttatatatatgttgtaagttttttttttttttttttttgggccacaTTAGACCATCCACCTTTAGAAAATGTTCTATGCATTGGACGCAATCCTCTCCTCCGACCATTTCTTTTGTTATGACAGAGGGTACAGCCCTCTTTGATCTTAGCTTAGGTCTgtccattcccaaaaaaaaaaaaaaaaaaaaaaaaaaaaaaaaaaaaacaacaaacaaacaaacaaacgtaCTAGTCCTATCTTTGAATTGGAAGACAATAGAAGTGTCCTAAACgaaaaaaatataacatgttTCAGTAATACCAATTTAGCATCTGTTTTGGTATTTCCTACCTAATAAATGAGTGATACTTGTTTCAAAAAATCACATCAGACTACTctaataaatgattaatttatcttcccgatagtatagaagattgtgattaatttattagaaTAGTCtgatgtaattttttgaaacagATGTCACTTATTTATTAGATAGAAAATACCaaaatagatattaaatttatattatcaaaaCATGGTTTACTTTCTCGTTCTAAATAGAAGATTAATGTGAAAGTTATGTTGTCATAATTTCTGCTTTTCACATATGAGAGAgtaaaaaaagtgaaaagttTTTGTATATAGATAAAGGGTTGCGTTAATGGCGGTGCCCGTTAAACACACTTTTTCCttatacaatttttatcatttttttttttcttcagtttatGTCATTTTTCAGTTGTAGGTactatttaagattttttttttttactttttttgacaaattttttttgtcttttctgcgCTAAACCAGCACCAAGCGGTGCTGGTTAACATTCTCCATAGATAAAAAttgaattctaaaaataaataaaaaattaccaacaATGGAAAGCAATGAAATGGTGCTTGACTTTACCTATTGGTAAACTTGGAGAACCTGGAGGTATAGATAAAGGCCGAGGCGGAAGCTCAGGTGTAGGGACCGTATCGACCAAATTGTAAAACCTGTACAATTCGTACCTCACGTGACAACTAGGAAAAAGAACTCTTCCTCCTTGCTTTCCACCACAACATATAGGAAGACGGTTAATAGCGGCCTGAAGACAACTATTGCAATCGGTGTTGGACAGGTCCGGTGTGCACTGTACTAAGCTGTACAACGTTTGAAACTCCGAGATTTTCACTTGATTCACCCCAAACTTCTTAGCTCCCGCTGTAACGTTCGAGGCCCGACTTGCCAAGTCTGTCATCGTCATGTTCACTTGCCGATTGAATTGCTCTTGCTTGGTCATATTCTGCGTGTTCAGTAAGGCAACTCTAGGCCTTATGGTCGCGGTGGAGAAGAAAGACGCATTGGAGTAACGCATCATACACTCATCGTACCAAATTACAGCAACCAATTCGCTTGAGCACCTGTTGGCGAGGTCATTTGCGGCCTCCTCCACGCATTCTCTGCACACTTCGGCAGTGACATCACCACGGCAGATGTGGAGGCCATAGACAGGGTCCGAGATGTTGAGAGAGATTTGGATTTTGCTGATGGCGTTGGAGGAGAGGGATGACGTGAGGGAGCTGCTGCTGGGACTGTAGAATTCTACGTTGTGGTTGGCGTAcaaggagaaggaagagaatAGGGAGCTTAGACTGGCTTTGTAGGGGCTATTTTTGGGGATAGTGGTGTTTGCACAGAAGTGATAAAGGTAATTTGCGCCATATGAGGGAGAGGTCCGGCTGAGGATGCTTAGCATGGAAAGAAGCAGTATTGGAAGACTGAAGTAAGACATTTTTACGAGGCTTAGAAACGAGGAGCGGTGATGATGCAAACTTAATTAGGCAGCTTTAGAACAAGAGGTCTGCTTAACGCTCCGGACAACGAAAGCAATTCAGGAACTTGAATTTGCGTGTAGGGTACGTACTGCAACTTGAGGGTTCTATAATACAGTAATTATTAAATCTCGACAAGATATTAACCTGGTTTAAAAGTCAAGGTTATTGGGTCATTGGTTTAATTGGTGAGTCACTAGTTAAAGTCCATAGttatataaaaaacaatatttttaaaattctaaagatAAGTTTAAGAagtcataaaataatttctccaaaaaaaagggtcaaaaaataaatataaaaattgataaatatagGCAAGCCGTATAAGATTCtcaacaaatgaaaaagaaatataaaattaaatggtGTCATATTAATTGTAATTTGTCTTTGCTAAAAACATATAAcattatatatacttaaattaagaGCCCTATTCATGAATTTgcttataaatatattattatatttgagtttAGCTCGTTAAtagtcaaatttaaaatttgacttGGGCTTGAACTTGACTCTTTTAATAGTTGAGTTTAAACTTGGACTTGGAGTACTTGAGCGTAGTTCAtttgccaataaaaaaaatataattttttgttcttgaatCAAGATCAAGCTATTTTTGTTCATAAACAACTCGGTTTATTAATCGCCATAGTTAAAGTTCAAATCAACCTCACttcaaaatgcataattttgaaaaaaaaaaatgttgaaagaaatgatattttgcttcttttaattaaaaagagagaattttcaTGTAATTATTAAGGTGGAAATTTTTCATTGCTTGTTTAATTGGTTGAGTTACACGATTGATTAGCCTTTGTTTGGTAAAATTAAAAGGAatctattttgtatttttctagcCATGAAAATCCACTTCACACTTATTTTCATTGTTTGTTAACTAACTCTCCTTagtagtaaattttttaattttttaaaagaatgtaTTATGTCAAAACTTATTCATCAAAATTGAAAGTATATTCTTAGGACGTGAAATTAATTATCTTATATAGAAACCAACTTATATTAAGTTTGTGTGGTAAAGTTATCTTCTGCATTTGATTGATACACGAGATGATTATTGTTCATTTGGGACGCAATCTTGGGTACAAAGTAAAAGAAAGGGATGGAGGaaggaggatggaaaagaaTATCCGATGGAGAGGAATTTTCCATTATTTGTTAGCTATGGAAAATGGGAGGAGACGAATAGTCTTTTACCAGAGACTCGTGTCTTTTTTGCTTTCCTTTTGTCCATTCTCTTTGCTTTAGTGTTGACTGACTTGCATTGCATTGCTAAGCAGAAAGGTCAAGATCAtagtttgggttttcttttgtttgataataCAAAAgaattacataattttttagagTATTGAGATACTATGTTGTGATCAGAGTACAAAGGGTAATAACAACTCACAAAGTGAATTCATGTGAAAGTGATGTGCAACAATCACAACTTATCAATTTGTAAAAGACACTTATGGAGGTTTTTTGCATTTCTAGAATCTAGTTGCTgtatcaattaaatttaaattcttcttTGATTAAATTACTAATTGATCAGTCTTTTAATTATAATGTAAAGTTCAATTTGGTCCCTCAAATATTCATTGAGTCAATTTAgtctatcaattttttaaaatgtaataaattaaacctTTATCATATATTAAACCCCAaactcaatatttttccaatagattaagatttattttaatacttgtGAAACTATAATGtttaattacttaatttttattatttgagatttaatttttgaacGAAGTTTGGTAAGAAGCTTGGTTATAGCCAATAATATAGGAAGATGACACATATTCATGTCAAGTGCAACGCACATGACTTACTTAAAACAATTGTATCCAAACATTCAAGTGTGGTGTAATGCACATGACAGGTACACATGTTATATATCTTCCTATTATTGGTTGTAATCTAAGCCTACAACTAattttttagtcaaaatttattcttaatttgttacttttgaaatTATAGAGTATAATTTGTTTCACCCATAAGCTATTGGATTTAAAGTGTAATTCTCTGAAATATTATTATAGaaaacgttaaaaaaaaaaaaaaagttaatttccttaaaatttatGTATATCTAAGTATGAAATtgactaaattttaattttttttataggagactaaattttaaaatttgaggaaGTACATTcacaaaatcaaattatatgttTCCTAATAATATTAGaagactaaaataatattttttggaaaaaaaaaaaatttcaagtgtttggttgcattcctAAAAATGccctgaaaaatattttcaagtgttgattgcattcttaaaaattttatagaaaagaaattttctaCTACTTTCCCAAATATTTTCATCTCCGAAgcacatatataattttttttttttaaagaaaaattttagattaaaaaaaaattcatgatcaGCAAACAAAAACCAGGGATGTTAGTGGGGGGATGTTTGGGTGGCTAATAGTGGAGTGTGGAGGTTTGGTTGATAAGTTTTTGGTGAGTTGGAAAATGAAAAGATCGCAAataaaagtgtaaaatattatttgccTGTGGTGTCTTTTTTATACCAATAATTTCAGTCACTTGAAACACCcattaatacaaaaaatattttccagaaatTAATATCCgtagaaacaaacacaacccTAGGTACAAGTAGTAGTGGTTGGTGATGGTGAAACTTAGGCGGTAGCAGGTAAACCAAGAAAGCCACGCAAGTTGAATTTGCGTTATTGGAATTGGACATGGGAAGAACTTTAAAAATTGTGGTTAAATGGATTACGTTTTCCCtatgaacaaaaattttcacaattttccttttatatttgtttaggtaatttgtgtttatttatgcattaaaaaaaatgatgttctGATCAAATTTGGGACGCAATCTTTGGCACAAAGTAAAAGAAAGCGATAGAGGAAGGAGAAAGGAAAAGAGTATTCGTTGGGGAGGAATTTTCCATTGTTTGCTAGGTATGGAAAATGGGAGGAGATGAAAAGTCTTTACCAGAAACTCGTGTCTCTTTGGCTTTCCTTTTTCCTATTCTCTCTCCTT contains:
- the LOC126725142 gene encoding cysteine-rich receptor-like protein kinase 25, with the translated sequence MSYFSLPILLLSMLSILSRTSPSYGANYLYHFCANTTIPKNSPYKASLSSLFSSFSLYANHNVEFYSPSSSSLTSSLSSNAISKIQISLNISDPVYGLHICRGDVTAEVCRECVEEAANDLANRCSSELVAVIWYDECMMRYSNASFFSTATIRPRVALLNTQNMTKQEQFNRQVNMTMTDLASRASNVTAGAKKFGVNQVKISEFQTLYSLVQCTPDLSNTDCNSCLQAAINRLPICCGGKQGGRVLFPSCHVRYELYRFYNLVDTVPTPELPPRPLSIPPGSPSLPIGKVKHHFIAFHCW
- the LOC126725136 gene encoding glutathione S-transferase T3-like, yielding MDSQNQNPFFLDILQDNEQGFESFDSSNLMSNPHSNINVHQSPPQVEMGQSIPPIAKKSTTKRGQRGINFTIDEDIKLVSAWLNVSLDAVTSTDQKHTTFWERIWSTFHNDKKFNCTKNSLNSRWSTIRRETNKFCGCLAQIENRNESDKTEHDKIEDAKTMYQINCKNAFQLEHCWRILRNEAKWLILRDSLKARTRQPATQPATQPTIQSFASSINVDEDNEEMNSGETLERPIGKKAEKEKLKKRKNCDDVIPTLSSQLDEIKEEKRRMHEEKKESMHIALEERREAMRIASEERRELIRIKEEKNEVEKRKMEDELMMKDTRTMDPEQKEYIRLRRLEILERLRSKYAS